Proteins co-encoded in one Actinobacillus succinogenes 130Z genomic window:
- a CDS encoding phosphoribosylaminoimidazolesuccinocarboxamide synthase, which translates to MAELSLKKIYSGKVRDLYEIDDKRMLMVASDRLSAFDVILDDPIPHKGEILTQISNFWFKKLAHIMPNHFTGDSVYDVLPKAEADLLKDRAVVVKRLKPIKIESIVRGYLTGSGLKDYQQTGTICGLELPKGLVEAGKLPEPIFTPSSKEEVGDHDINISYAECERLIGKELAAQVRDAAIALYKEAAAYALTKGIIICDTKFEFGLDENGTLTLMDEVLTPDSSRFWSVDTYKEGTNPPSFDKQFVRDWLEQSGWNKQPPAPKVPAEVIEKTVAKYQEALDLLTK; encoded by the coding sequence ATGGCTGAACTGAGTCTTAAAAAAATTTATTCCGGTAAAGTGCGTGATCTTTATGAAATCGACGATAAACGCATGCTGATGGTAGCGTCGGATCGTCTGTCCGCTTTCGATGTTATTTTGGACGATCCGATTCCGCACAAAGGTGAAATTCTGACCCAAATTTCCAATTTCTGGTTCAAAAAACTGGCTCATATTATGCCGAATCATTTTACCGGAGATTCGGTTTACGATGTGTTGCCGAAAGCGGAGGCGGATTTGCTGAAAGACCGCGCGGTGGTGGTGAAACGCCTGAAACCGATTAAAATCGAATCTATCGTGCGCGGTTATTTAACCGGCTCGGGTCTAAAAGATTATCAGCAAACCGGCACTATTTGCGGATTGGAATTGCCGAAGGGATTGGTGGAAGCCGGTAAACTGCCGGAACCGATTTTCACGCCGTCCAGCAAAGAAGAAGTGGGTGATCACGACATTAATATCAGTTATGCGGAATGCGAACGCTTAATCGGCAAAGAATTGGCGGCGCAGGTGCGTGATGCGGCTATCGCCCTTTACAAAGAAGCGGCGGCGTATGCGTTAACCAAAGGCATTATTATTTGCGACACCAAATTTGAATTCGGTTTGGATGAAAACGGCACTTTAACTTTAATGGACGAAGTGCTGACGCCGGATTCCAGCCGTTTTTGGTCGGTGGATACGTATAAGGAAGGCACCAATCCGCCGTCTTTCGACAAGCAATTCGTACGCGACTGGCTGGAACAAAGCGGTTGGAATAAACAACCGCCAGCCCCGAAAGTGCCGGCGGAGGTGATTGAAAAAACCGTGGCGAAATATCAGGAAGCCTTGGATTTATTAACGAAATAA
- the prfC gene encoding peptide chain release factor 3, with the protein MSYPQEVDKRRTFAIISHPDAGKTTITEKVLLYGNAIQTAGSVKGKGSQAHAKSDWMEMEKQRGISITTSVMQFPYNDCLVNLLDTPGHEDFSEDTYRTLTAVDSCLMVIDAAKGVEDRTIKLMEVTRLRDTPILTFMNKLDRDIRDPMELLDEVESVLKIHCAPITWPIGCGKLFKGVYHLYKDETYLYQSGQGSTIQEVRIIKGLDNPQLDAAVGADLAQQLREELELVQGASNEFDQELFIGGELTPVFFGTALGNFGVNHFLDGLTQWAPKPQARKADTRIVESAEEKFTGFVFKIQANMDPKHRDRVAFMRVVSGKYEKGMKLKHVRIGKDVVISDALTFMAGDRTHAEQAYAGDIIGLHNHGTIQIGDTFTQGEDLKFTGIPNFAPELFRRIRLRDPLKQKQLLKGLVQLSEEGAVQVFRPLANNDLIVGAVGVLQFDVVVARLKTEYNVEAVYENVNVATARWVECADEKKFEEFKRKNEQNLALDGGDNLTYIAPTMVNLNLSQERYPDVTFFKTREH; encoded by the coding sequence ATGTCATATCCACAAGAAGTCGATAAACGTCGCACCTTTGCGATTATTTCTCACCCCGATGCGGGTAAAACCACTATTACGGAAAAAGTGTTACTGTACGGAAACGCCATTCAAACCGCGGGTTCGGTGAAAGGCAAAGGGTCGCAGGCACACGCGAAATCCGACTGGATGGAAATGGAAAAACAACGTGGAATTTCTATCACTACCTCCGTCATGCAGTTCCCTTATAACGATTGTTTGGTGAATCTGCTCGATACCCCGGGACACGAAGACTTCTCGGAAGACACTTACCGCACGTTAACCGCCGTAGACAGCTGCCTGATGGTGATCGACGCGGCGAAGGGGGTGGAAGATCGCACCATAAAACTAATGGAAGTCACCCGCTTACGCGATACCCCGATTTTAACCTTCATGAATAAGCTCGACCGCGACATTCGCGACCCGATGGAATTATTGGACGAAGTGGAAAGCGTACTGAAAATCCATTGCGCGCCGATCACTTGGCCTATCGGTTGCGGAAAATTATTTAAAGGCGTGTACCACCTTTACAAGGACGAAACCTATTTATACCAAAGCGGGCAAGGTTCCACCATTCAGGAAGTGCGCATTATCAAGGGCTTGGACAACCCGCAACTGGACGCCGCCGTAGGCGCAGATTTAGCGCAACAACTGCGCGAAGAACTGGAATTGGTGCAAGGCGCGTCCAATGAATTTGATCAGGAATTATTTATCGGCGGTGAATTAACGCCGGTGTTTTTCGGCACTGCATTGGGCAACTTCGGGGTGAATCACTTCCTTGACGGCTTGACGCAATGGGCGCCGAAACCGCAAGCGCGCAAAGCGGATACTCGCATCGTAGAAAGTGCGGAGGAAAAATTCACCGGTTTTGTATTCAAAATTCAGGCGAATATGGATCCGAAACACCGTGACCGCGTGGCGTTTATGCGCGTGGTTTCCGGCAAATACGAAAAAGGGATGAAACTCAAACATGTGCGTATCGGCAAAGATGTGGTGATTTCCGACGCCCTTACTTTTATGGCGGGCGATCGCACTCACGCGGAACAAGCCTACGCCGGCGATATTATCGGTTTACACAACCACGGCACCATTCAAATCGGCGACACTTTTACCCAAGGCGAAGATTTGAAATTCACCGGTATTCCGAACTTCGCACCGGAACTGTTCCGTCGTATCCGATTACGCGATCCGCTCAAACAAAAACAATTGTTGAAAGGTCTGGTACAGCTTTCCGAAGAAGGCGCGGTACAGGTATTCCGTCCGCTGGCGAATAACGATCTCATCGTGGGTGCGGTGGGCGTGCTGCAGTTTGACGTGGTGGTCGCGCGCCTGAAAACCGAATATAACGTGGAAGCCGTTTACGAAAACGTGAACGTAGCGACCGCCCGCTGGGTAGAATGTGCCGACGAGAAAAAATTTGAAGAATTCAAACGAAAAAACGAACAAAATCTGGCGCTGGACGGTGGCGACAATCTCACCTATATTGCGCCGACCATGGTGAATCTGAACCTGTCGCAGGAACGTTACCCCGACGTAACATTCTTTAAAACCCGCGAACATTAA
- the trhP gene encoding prephenate-dependent tRNA uridine(34) hydroxylase TrhP, whose protein sequence is MTFKPELLSPAGTLKNMRYAFAYGADAIYAGQPRYSLRVRNNEFNHETLKQAIDEAHSLGKKFYVVVNIAPHNSKLKTFVKDVQKIVEMKPDALIMSDPGLIMLVRENFPEIAIHLSVQANAVNWATVKFWKRMGLTRVILSRELSIDEIAEIRRQVPDIELEIFVHGALCMAYSGRCLLSGYINKRDPNQGTCTNACRWEYKLQEGKTDDVGNIVPKFEPEIDVKNVVPTLGEGAPTDKVFVYTEPKHPDEPMTAFEDEHGTYFMNSKDLRAVQHVETLTKLGVHSLKIEGRTKSFYYCARTAQVYRKAIDDAAAGKPFDESLLTTLESLAHRGYTEGFLRRHTHDEYQNYDYGYSISERQQFVGEFTGKRNEQGMAEVAVKNKFLLGDEVEMMTPKGNIVFKINRMLNRKGEMTEAALGDGHFVYLDVPEDIRLDYALLMRNLKGTNTRNPHQK, encoded by the coding sequence ATGACATTCAAACCCGAACTGCTCTCTCCCGCAGGCACATTAAAAAATATGCGTTACGCTTTTGCTTACGGCGCAGACGCCATTTATGCGGGACAGCCGCGCTACAGCTTACGCGTGCGCAACAACGAATTTAATCACGAAACCCTAAAACAAGCCATCGACGAAGCGCACAGCTTAGGCAAAAAGTTTTACGTGGTGGTGAATATCGCACCGCATAATTCAAAATTAAAAACTTTCGTCAAAGACGTACAAAAAATCGTCGAAATGAAGCCGGACGCCTTAATCATGTCCGATCCGGGGTTAATTATGCTGGTGCGCGAAAACTTTCCGGAAATTGCCATTCATCTTTCCGTGCAAGCCAACGCGGTAAACTGGGCGACGGTAAAGTTCTGGAAACGAATGGGCTTAACCCGCGTGATTCTTTCGCGCGAACTTTCCATCGACGAAATCGCCGAAATCCGCCGACAAGTGCCGGATATAGAACTGGAAATTTTCGTGCACGGCGCTTTATGTATGGCCTATTCCGGACGCTGCCTGTTATCCGGTTACATCAATAAGCGGGATCCCAACCAAGGCACCTGCACTAACGCCTGTCGCTGGGAATATAAACTGCAGGAAGGTAAAACCGATGATGTAGGCAATATCGTGCCGAAATTCGAACCGGAAATCGACGTCAAAAACGTAGTACCGACTTTAGGCGAAGGCGCGCCGACGGATAAGGTATTCGTTTACACCGAACCGAAACACCCTGACGAACCGATGACGGCATTCGAAGACGAACACGGTACTTACTTTATGAATTCCAAAGATTTACGCGCCGTACAACATGTGGAAACGCTGACCAAATTGGGCGTGCATTCGTTAAAAATCGAAGGACGGACCAAATCCTTCTATTACTGCGCCCGCACCGCCCAGGTTTACCGTAAAGCCATTGATGACGCCGCCGCCGGCAAGCCTTTCGACGAAAGCCTGTTAACCACATTGGAAAGTCTGGCGCACCGCGGTTATACCGAAGGATTCCTGCGCCGTCATACTCATGACGAATACCAAAACTACGATTACGGCTATTCCATTTCCGAACGTCAGCAATTCGTCGGCGAATTTACCGGTAAACGCAACGAACAAGGCATGGCGGAAGTAGCGGTAAAAAACAAATTCCTGCTGGGCGACGAAGTGGAAATGATGACACCGAAAGGCAATATCGTATTCAAAATCAATCGTATGCTGAACCGTAAAGGAGAAATGACGGAAGCCGCCTTAGGTGACGGACATTTTGTCTATTTAGACGTGCCGGAAGACATTCGGTTGGATTACGCCTTATTAATGCGTAATTTGAAAGGTACCAATACCCGTAATCCCCATCAAAAATAA
- the ettA gene encoding energy-dependent translational throttle protein EttA has protein sequence MSSQFVFTMHRVGKVVPPKRHILKDISLSFFPGAKIGVLGLNGAGKSTLLRIMAGVDKEFEGEARPQPGIKIGYLPQEPKLEPTQSVREAIEEAVSEVKNALTRLDEVYAAYADENADFDKLAAEQAKLEAIIQAHDGHNLDNQLERAADALRLPEWDAKIEHLSGGERRRVALCRLLLEKPDMLLLDEPTNHLDAESVAWLERFLHDYEGTVVAITHDRYFLDNVAGWILELDRGEGIPWEGNYSSWLEQKEKRLAQEQAAESARQKSIEKELEWVRQNPKGRQAKSKARMARFDELNSGEYQKRNETNELFIPPGPRLGDKVIEVEHLTKSYGDRTLIDDLSFSIPKGAIVGIIGANGAGKSTLFRMLSGQEQPDSGSIVMGETVVLASVDQFRDSMDDKKTVWEEVSNGQDILTIGNFEIPSRAYVGRFNFKGVDQQKLVGELSGGERGRLHLAKLLQRGGNVLLLDEPTNDLDVETLRALENAILEFPGCAMVISHDRWFLDRIATHILDYGDEGKVTFYEGNFTDYEEWKKKTLGEAATQPHRMKYKRIAK, from the coding sequence ATGTCATCACAATTTGTTTTTACTATGCATCGCGTAGGCAAAGTTGTTCCGCCGAAGCGTCATATTCTTAAAGATATTTCGTTAAGCTTCTTCCCCGGCGCGAAAATCGGCGTGCTCGGCTTAAACGGTGCGGGTAAATCCACCCTTTTACGCATTATGGCCGGCGTAGACAAAGAATTCGAAGGTGAGGCCCGTCCGCAACCGGGCATTAAAATCGGCTATCTGCCGCAAGAACCGAAATTAGAGCCGACACAAAGCGTACGCGAAGCCATTGAAGAAGCGGTTTCCGAAGTAAAAAACGCTCTGACCCGCTTAGATGAAGTGTATGCCGCTTATGCGGATGAAAACGCGGATTTTGACAAACTCGCGGCCGAACAGGCAAAACTGGAGGCTATTATTCAGGCGCACGACGGTCACAATCTTGATAACCAATTAGAACGTGCGGCGGATGCGTTACGTTTGCCTGAATGGGACGCCAAAATCGAGCATTTATCCGGAGGTGAACGCCGCCGTGTGGCGCTTTGCCGTTTATTGCTGGAAAAACCGGATATGTTGTTATTAGACGAACCGACCAACCACTTGGATGCGGAATCCGTAGCGTGGCTGGAACGCTTCTTACACGACTACGAAGGCACTGTGGTGGCGATTACCCACGACCGCTACTTCTTAGACAACGTAGCAGGCTGGATTTTAGAGCTTGACCGCGGCGAAGGTATTCCTTGGGAAGGCAACTATTCTTCCTGGTTGGAACAAAAAGAAAAGCGTTTAGCGCAAGAACAAGCGGCGGAATCGGCACGCCAAAAATCCATTGAGAAAGAATTGGAATGGGTGCGCCAAAATCCGAAAGGCCGTCAGGCGAAAAGCAAAGCGCGTATGGCGCGTTTTGACGAGTTGAATTCCGGCGAATATCAAAAACGTAACGAAACCAACGAACTCTTTATTCCGCCCGGTCCGCGTCTGGGCGATAAAGTAATCGAAGTGGAACACTTAACCAAATCTTACGGCGATCGTACGTTGATCGACGATTTATCGTTCTCAATCCCGAAAGGAGCGATCGTGGGGATTATCGGGGCGAACGGTGCGGGGAAATCAACCCTATTTCGTATGCTTTCCGGACAAGAGCAACCTGATTCAGGTTCAATCGTAATGGGCGAAACCGTGGTGTTGGCTTCGGTGGATCAGTTCCGCGATTCCATGGACGATAAAAAAACCGTGTGGGAAGAGGTCTCGAACGGACAAGATATTCTCACTATCGGCAATTTCGAAATCCCAAGCCGGGCTTATGTTGGTCGCTTTAACTTTAAAGGCGTGGATCAACAAAAACTCGTGGGCGAATTATCGGGCGGCGAACGCGGACGTTTACATTTGGCAAAACTGCTGCAACGCGGCGGCAACGTGCTGTTATTGGACGAACCGACCAACGACCTGGACGTAGAAACTTTGCGGGCTCTCGAAAATGCGATCCTGGAATTTCCGGGCTGTGCCATGGTTATTTCCCATGACCGCTGGTTCTTAGACCGTATCGCCACTCACATTTTAGATTACGGCGACGAAGGCAAAGTCACTTTCTACGAAGGCAACTTCACCGATTACGAAGAGTGGAAAAAGAAAACCCTTGGTGAAGCGGCAACCCAACCGCATCGTATGAAATATAAACGGATTGCGAAGTAA